GAGAAAGATATCTACAAATTGTAGATCAAGAAATGCAAAAACTCAGAAAAGAAACATTTGCAAAGAAAAATACTATCTTTTTGGCTAACTCAAATCCTGAATTTGACAGAATGAAAGCTAACTTTGCTTGGCGCGAAGATTTGTATAATGATATTAGTAAACTTTTAGCTAATATTGCTAGACAACTAGCTGTAGAATTACAAACTGAAGCCTTAAACTTAGTTGAATATATGACAAGTTTATTATGGGGAAGTAATCAAGTCAAAGCTAGACTAATTGAAAATTCAGAAAGTTATTTTTTATCTAAATTAGAAACTAGTTTAACTGTGTTATTTTTACGCTTTGCACGTCCGGTAGCAGAAGTTTTGATTCGCGGACCTGTTAATAGTGATACTCGCAATAAAATCATCAAAAGCCTGGGGGTAGATATTGAAATTGTTGATAACTACTATACTGGCGAAGAACCTGCTTATAGTGTTCTCAAAAGATATGTAAAATATGGTGCTGATTTACTTTTTAACCCAGCAATTCGGGAACAAGTGTTGGGAGTGATAGAAGTAGGAAAATCAAGTTCAACAAATCTCAAAAATGGGTTTACGGTTGAACAAGAAGCTGTATTTTTTGAAGTTGAAAATGATATTAATGCTTTTGAAGAATACCTGCGATTTGCAATTTTTAATGCTGCGAGTTTTGAATCATTTTGTATTCAAGAACTCAAAGGTTTAGTTGATGGTTTCAGAGAAAAAGAAGGTACTTGGACTGGGGTAGCTTTGAATGAATGGTTACAAGGAAATCCACTTTTATTAGCAGAAATACCTAATCATTTAAAATCACAGGAATCTAATTTAGAAGTAAGTGAAAGATTACGACAGTTATCTATTACCTTGAAAAGTAATATTATGGAAAACAGAGGAAGAACAATTTAGGGTGGGGAAACCCCCTTTAGATCCCCGACTTCTTAAAGAAGTCGGGGATCTGAATAAATATGCTATAATATTAAATCATCACAAATATTACTGGAGATGAAAATTATATGACTCTCACAATTAACAACTTAGAAAAAATAGAACAAATATTAAAAGATGATGATAACGACTATCAAATAGAACTACAAGAAGGGAATATTTTAATTATGGGTCCATCGGATATAGAATCTAGTGAAATTGGTGCAGAGTTCATATATTTGTTAAAATTATGGACTAATCCTCGTAAATTAGGGAGAATATTTGACTCCAGTGGTGGGTTTATTATGCCAAATACTGATTTACGCGCTCCTGATGTGTCCTTTGTTTCCGCCCCAAGATTAAAACGGACTGTGAGAGATTTTGGAAATTTAGTTCCTGATTTAGTGGTAGAAATTAAATCAAAAACTGATAGAGTTGCTAAATTAGAAGATAAACTTAAATTATTTTTAGAATTAGGCGCAAAAGTAGGAATTTTAATCAATCCTGATGAATTAACTGTTACTGTTTATCGTCCTAATGGTAAAATCACATTATTAACAGAAGATGATAAATTAACCGTAACTGAATTATTTCCTGGTTGGGAAATTGCCATTTCTGAATTATGGCCACCTGTGTTTGAATAGGTGTTTATATCCTCAATTTTTGATATTAAATCATAAATATACCACTTCCTATACTGAACAACGAGATCCCCGACTTCTCTAAGAAGTCGGGGATCTGACTCTATTCAGCAAGCGACAAAGTTAGTTAAAATAATCAACTAACCCCAAAACAGAAACCAGCCGAAAACTCATGGCAGATCAAATGCAGTGGACAAATGCCCTATCAACTCGTCCTTCCTTAGAAGCGGCTATTAACGATGTTGTAGAACAAGCAGTGGCATCTTTAACAGCACCAGCGGATTTAGGGCTGGTATTCATTTCTTCTGCTTTTATGAGTGAGTATTCCCGACTTTTGCCTTTATTGGCGGAAAAACTTTCTGTACCTGTATTAATTGGTTGTAGTGCTGGGGGTGTCATTGGCAGAAAACAGGCTGGAGAAACGGAAGAAATAGAAGCAGAACCAGCCCTGAGTTTAACTTTAGCCCATCTTCCCGGTGTCGAAATCCAACCTTTTCATATTGTGGCGGAAGAATTGCCAGATTCCGATAGTTCCCCAACTGCTTGGATTGATTTAGTAGGTGTATCACCTTCCGTAGTCCCTCAATTTATTCTCTTGTCTAGTCCCTTTGCTTCGGGAACAAATGATTTGTTGCAGGGGTTAGATTTTGCTTATCCAGGTTCGGTGGTGGTGGGAGGACAAGCCAGCAGCGGCTTTATGAATGGTCGTGTGGGCTTATTTTGTAATGATAAGTTATATCGGGAAGGGACGGTAGGCATCGCTTTAAGTGGCAATATCGTCTTAGATACTATTGTAGCCCAGGGATGTCGTCCCATTGGTGAACCGTTGCAAGTCACTAAAGCTGAACGGAATATTATTTTAGAGTTAGATGAAAAAGTACCTTTGATGGTGTTGCGAAATTTAATTAGTAGTTTGACTGAAGAAGAAAGGACTTTGGCGCAACATTCTTTATTTGTGGGTTTAGCAATGGATGAATTTCGGCTAAATTTACATTCGGGGGATTTTTTAATTCGCAATGTTTTAGGAGTAGATCCTAATGGTGGGGCGATCGCAATTGGCGATCGCATTCGTGCCGGACAAAGGTTACAATTTCATCTGAGGGATGCCGAAGCATCAGCCCAAGATTTAGAAATTTTACTCCAAGAATATCAAAGTGAAAATGCCGGACAACCTTCTCCCGTCGGCGCTTTGATGTTTACCTGTTTAGGACGAGGAACAGGTCTTTATGGCAAACCTAATTTCGATTCTCAACTCTTTAGCCGTTACGTCCAGGACATACCAATGGGTGGGTTTTTCTGCGGTGGTGAAATCGGTCCTGTCAGTGGCAGAACTTTCCTCCATGGTTATACTTCTGTATTTGCTATTTGTCGTTCTTTAAGGGAACAGGGAACAGGGAACAGGGAACAGGGAATAGGGAATAGGGAATAGGAAATAGGGAATAGAAATTTTCTTGCCTCTTGCCTCTTGCCTCTTGCCTCTTGCCTTTTCCTACTTCCCAATTAAAAGCGTACTATGATTATCAATAAAAGCCGGATTCCCATCATTAACTGCGCTATATTCTTCGATGTAACGACGAACATGAATCGGAAAGTGGGGATATTCTAACATAGCATCACCATCGGCAATTGTCGCCCAAAAGTCCCGTAAACCGGGGGCTAGGGTTTGTGCCTGTGCTAGTGGTAAACTTAAAGGTGGTAAAGTCAATAATTTGAGGACAAAGGGATAAGAGCGATCGCCCATCCATTGCCGTGATAATGTTTGTAAATTGGGAAAATCTGGCACTGATTCCACACGATGAGAAACAACTTGTAACGATTCATTACCCAATTCATCGCGGTTAAATTCTAATACCCGATAAGGATGAGGATAGCTGACTAAGGAACCAGTCGTAATATCATAAATTCCGTCTGCACAAGCCACATCTTGAACGTGCAAATGTCCTGTAAATACTAACTTAACTCCATAGCGTTGTAATAATGTCCGCAGTTCTGGAGCATTTTCCAGCATATAACGATTTGCCATCGGATGATTTGATTGATTAGGTAAATGTTCAACCACGTTGTGATGAATCATAACTAAAACCAATTCATCATCAATCTCTGCTAACTGCTGTTCTAACCATTGGAATTGCTGACTATCCAACCGTCCTATTTGCTGACCTTGATCATCAAATGAGTTAGAATTAAGACCAATTAACCTCACCCCTGGAAATATCTGCTGATTGTAATAATGTTGTTGAGGATTTTCATAACCAAATTTTTGGTAGAAATAGGGAAAATCTGCAAAGCTAATTGATTGTTGATTGGCGATTAAAACAGGGACATCATGATTACCAGGAATAACATAAGATGGAAAAGGTAACTGTGATAACCTGTTTTGTAACCAACTGTGATTCGCTGATTCGCCATGTTGGGTTAAGTCTCCAGGGATCAACAAAAAATCTAAATCTAATTGGGTTAAATGTTCTAATACACTATCAAAAGCCGGAATACTCACTTCCACCAAATGAAACCGACTAGGGTGATCCCAGATTGTTTCAGGAAGCGCAATGTGTAAGTCGCTAACGATAGCAAAACGAAAATTGAGTTTCATTGATTTTAAGAAAATGTTAAAAATAAAGTTGCAAAGATTCTTTTTCTCAAAGTATAACTCTCACTGTGTATACCTGTGCAGGAATATTTAGACTTAATAATATTTGTATACATTTGTTTAAAATTGTGTTTTTTCAAAGGAGCGTAAATTTTGTCACCTGTTCGAGTTCGTCAGCACGTAAACCCCCTGGCAAGTAAATTCCAAACCCCAACCGCTTCTCCAGAATGGGAAAAGATTTATATCCAACAAAACCTACCTCTACATTTAGATATCGGTTGTGCTAGAGGTAGATTTGTCCTCAAAATGGCACAAGTAGAACCAAATTGGAATTTTTTAGGGTTAGAAATCCGAGAACCCCTAGTAGTAGAAGCAAATAGAATCCGCGATGAAATGGGTTTAACCAATCTGCATTATTTGTTTGCAAATGTGAATAATTCCCTCATTTCCTTATTATCAACTTTACCTCAAGATAGCTTACAAAAAGTTACAATTCAATTTCCTGATCCCTGGTTTAAAAATCGCCATGCGAAACGTCGGGTAGTCCAAGCGGAATTAGTCACAGAATTAGCGAAATATTTAGCAGTGGGTGGTGTTGTTTTTCTGCAATCTGATATAGAATTTGTAGCAGTGGAAATGTGCGATCGCTTTGATGAACATCCTGCATTTGAGAAGCTAGGAACAACAACATGGTTAGCCCAAAATCCTCTCCCTGTCCCCACAGAACGGGAAATAGCCACTCAAAACAAAGGTGAACCAGTATATAGGGCTTTATTTACAAAGAAAACTGAAATTTTAGAGCCTGGGGTAAATGAGCAATCGTACAGAAACTTACGCTCAGGCTGTAACCCTTGCTAGATTAATCTAAACACGATTAGACTTGTTTGAGTATATATAATCATCCTTTGAACCCGTGTTTAAAAGTGATAAATTACTAACTTTTGTTTTAATGGGTGATATAGTTGATTAACTGGTTAAACACCAAACCGACTTAATCCAACTCAAAAGCCACTAATGTAGATAAAATTAAAGGCTCTTCGGGACTTACTATGCTAGATTAGCCCATCAAATTGTAAAATCCTTACCATATAAGGACTTTAGGTTGATCCATCGGTTGATTTAACATAAGTGTGGCATCAAAACCCATGAAATCCTTTATTTATAAAGGTTTTGGAGTAAATAAATTCATATTTGCCATAACAAGTGCCGAAGAGCCAAATTAACTTATCTATGGAGTTTTATGGCTTCTAAAATCTCAGGAGGCGAAAATGGTTCCTTTACACCTAGAAAAATTAAAAAGCAATACTCTCTTCGCTGTACCCAATGCTTTGAAAAATTTCTTTGGGTTTATTGTTGAAAAAATACGCCCAGAATTAGCGGAAGTTAGAAAATTAATTGAAAAACTAGAAGCTTTACCCAATGTTCAAGCGGCTAGGGGAATACGCAACAAAAATGGTGATTCACGTAAGATAATATTTGAAATACTAGCTACCGTGAATCCTAGTGAAAGAATAGACCTTCTAACGGAAGCTACTGATTTTGCAGTTGAAACAGAATGGAAGATGGATGCCCTTACTAAGAGTAGAAATTGGCATCTTGAGGTTCAAGTAGTTAGAAAGTTTAGGGAGGATAAAAAAAATCAAATAATTATTTTCAACAATGACAGAACCAAGTATTTATCTCCTGCAATCTCAAGCTAACGAAGAAAGCGCAAAGATAGCCCAAAAGTATTTTCCTGAATGGGCTATTATTATGTATTTTTATGCAGCTTTGCATCTAATAAATGATTATGCTCTTGAACTAAATCAGATAGATCTACTAAAACCCATCTTCCGCACCCTAAACTGTCACACAACGAAAAATGGTCGTTGGGGGATTTGGGATTAGCGAACTGCTTGCAGCAGCGCTTCGCTATCGCCACATAAAATTTCGACCTTTTTGTATAAAAATCATCCTTTAATATATTAAAAAGTCCGAAATTACCGATTGTGACACCGGGGGGTGCGGAATGTGGGCTAAAAGTAGATGAGGATTCAAAAATATCACAGCATTCTCTTAGAAGAGAATATGTGAAAACTATCAGTAATTATATTAATTGTAAGGATTTACAAGCAAATTATGATTTTCTTTTTAATGAAAGTTTACTAGCTAGATATTTAGTAAATAGAAACGACATTTTAGAATGTAGTGCTAGAGAGTATTATAGCCAATACACTGATAAAGATTTTTTAAAAATCCGTGATAAATTAGAACAAATTAAAATACGATTAGAACAAGCGCAGAAAAGACACAAAGCGGGTAAAAGCAGTAAAAAATAATTAGTTATTTGGCGTTAGCCATAGGGTACAGGATGTAAATTCAAAGCCAGATAGCAAGCCAGTTTTACTCCTGACTTCTGCTATGTCTTTCAACTAACGAATTAAACCAGCCCGTTGAAAGATAGTATGAGGAGTGATTTCTAATCCTGGTAATATTTCATGACTAATCATTTGATTTTCTCGAAAAGTCACAGGCAGAGAAGATACTGTAAAGACAGTAATAGTTTGAGAGATTGTATCTACTATCCAAACTAATAGAATCCCCGCTTGTAGATAATAAGTAGCTTTATCAATCATGTCTCCAAAAGTTTGACCAGGAGAAATAATTTCGATGACTAATTCTGGGATAACAGGACAAGCCTCATCTTCAAGCCAGTCAGCAGCAAGACGGTGATAGGAAACATAAGTTAAATCAGGAACGGGTATCCAACTTGTTTGATTTTTGGTTAATTTGATTCCCCATTCCACAACAACACGACCTTGATCTTGCGCCCATGTAGATAATAGTATAAATAATGCTCCTGTGGTTGAGCCATGAAAGAATTTAGGAGACATTTGCTCATTTTTATATTTAGGTACAGCTTCCCCGTCAACCAACTCATAAGTAGTATCATTTTCGGGAAGTGCGAGAAATTCTTCGACAGTAAGCTGATTTTTTAGTTGAGTCATAGTTAGTTTGTAGGGATTAATCTTCCCGCCTTTTATGATAACTAAATTTGGGGATTTTTAGGTGAGAATCGGGTTGGGGAAACCTGGGCGGGGAAGCCCCGCCCTGAATGATGCTGTATCAAGAAACTATCCTTGAGACATACATTAAGCACCACGTCTTAGGGATGCTTCTACTTGCTTGAATTCAGCATCCAGACGTTTTTTCAGTTTTTCAGGAACGGGACGATTAGGATAAGAACTGTAATGTCCTGCAAGGGAATTGAGGGCTGTTCGCATGGTGGTAAAAGAGTTAAGAGCCAAAACAGAAGTATTCCGTTGGTAGCGAGCCGAAAAGTCATTGATTTTTTGACGGGCTTCTGCTTCAAGTTCGGCTTTATTTGGGGAATCTTGAGGTAATTCTAGGGTTTGTCTCAACGTATTGACTACAGTTAAGGTATCTTGACGATAATCCCCGGTTAAACTATCTGGACTACCAGCACAGCCAACTAAACCGATAACTAAAACTAAAACTAGAGAAAGCAAACGCGACCAATAGCTTTTCATAAGCATTAAGTAAAAAAGAACAAGTAAATCAAAATCCATCCTATCTTGAATCGGTATATGGGGAATAGGTCAGTTGTCTCGTTCCCATACTCTGTATGGGAATAAATTCTATAAGGCTCTGCCTTTTCAATAATACTATGAGGCAGAGCCTCTATGATTGCATTCCCAGTCAGAGACTGGGAACGAGATAATTACCCATTACCCATTAGCCGATATAAAGTATCCCGTTGTTGATAGGGTCTTTTCAAAGAAGTTATTGCATTTTGTAAAGTTTCTACTTCCATGCAAGTACCACCCACAGCCCCAGCCATTGTGGTAATGTGTTCTTCCATTAATGTGCCACCTATATCATTACAACCCCAATTTAAGGCTGATGTAGCACCATCTAGTCCCAGCTTTACCCAGCTTGGTTGGTGATTGGGGATGTAATTTCCCAGATAAATTCTGGCTACAGCGGTTAGTAATAGGGAATCAGCGAGAACTGGTTGGTCTCTTCCTACCTTTTTGCGTAGGGATTTGGGGGCTTCTTGACCAACGAAGGGTAAGACAATAAATTCGGTAATTCTTGCAGGATAGCCTTTTTCTATGGCTGTTTGTTGGAGCGATCGCAATTTTTCTAAATGGACAATTTGCTGTTCTGGGGTTTCAATATGTCCAGACAATATGGTACTCGTAGTGGGTACACCTAATTGATGGGCTGTACTGACAATTTCTAGCCAAGTGGCTGTATCAATTTTTTCTGGACACAGTACCCGTCTGACTTCATCATCTAGCACTTCTGCGGCTGTTCCGGGCATAGAACCGACACCAGCATCTCGCAAAGCCTTAATCACATCAGTATAAGAAATTCCATCTAATCTGGCGATAAATTGGACTTCTTGGGGCGAAAAAGCGTGTAAATGTAAGTGAGGAAATTCGTCCTTAATGGTTTTTACCAGTTTGAGATAATAGGGTAAAGACTTACCATTAATTTGCGCTTGTGGGTGTAATCCCCCTTGCATACATATTTCCGTTGCTCCTCGACGCACTGCATCTGTAGCTTTTTCTAAAATCTGCGCCGAACTTAACCAATAAGCATCCGCATCACCATCATCCCGGCGAAATGCACAAAAACTGCAATGTTGCTCACAAATGTTAGTAAAATTAATATTACGATTAATTATGTAAGTAACAGTATTACCAACTTGTTTCTGACGAAGTTGATTTGCTGTAGACTGAATTTGAGCGATCGCCTGTGGGTCAGTTTGTTTTAGTAAAAATACTCCATCATTAGGGGATATATTATCCTCTGCCAAAGCCGATTGCAGAATAGACTCAAAAGTTATAGTAGTCACAGGTGATTAAATATAAGTAGGTTGGCGTTGAAAATTGTTGTTATGGCAAGGCAAGAGGCAAGAGTAAAGAAGTTTTCAGCGATTTTATGTTTCTTGACACAGTTTGGTTTTATTGTGTTCACCTACTTAAACAACTCGTTTAATTTCATAATAAATTGAAATTTGTAACTTTTAAATGTTATTTAACTGATAAACACCATTGTTCTAGAGAATCTTTGTTAAGAGATTATAAATCGAGACTAAGTAGTGAGACAGAATTAATTACACAATGTTATTGCGTAAGCACTGCGTGGCGTTAGCCATATGGAACGAAGTGAAATTAAGCAATCACAACCCTGGCGATTGCTTCCCTTCGCTCGCAATGACTGTAAATATTTTTGTCCAATTACTTACACAGACGAAATTTTTCTCCGCTGGTTAATATTAAGGCGTATTGAGTTTTGTAAGCACAAAGCACAGACTGCGCCAACAAAAATCAAATGGGAGTCTTATACAATTATAATCCATTAAGTTTTTTAAATACTTTTTTGACAACACAATTTTTGGTAAACTAGAATCGGGGTTGTTAAGTAATATTGCTTATTTTTTGTATGTATAAAAAGTCCCATTTATACTTTTATAGCTGATAGTATAATGTTCATTGATAGCTTGTAGAATATTTATTCTCAAGAGATCCAAAGATTTGAATTGAACAGATGAATGTTTACCGAATTTCTTTTCTAACCCATCAGTGATATATTTTACAAACATTATATGAATTTTCTGAATTGGTGATTTTTCAATATTTAAATTATTCTCATTTAACCCTAGATTCAAATAGTCATTATCCAGAAGAATTGTCCTAAAGTATCCTGTGTTTATTTTTTCTAAAAAGCTATTTTTATTATTTTTTCCAGTTGCTATCATTTGTCCTCCATTAAATGAATCATATTCAAAGGACTTGCCAGAAAGATAGCAGATGAAGATGCTATTATGTATACACAATACAGAACCATCTTGCTGTGCCAAAAAAGAGGCATCTACACGATTCATCTGTTCTTCTTTTGCCAGATCAGGTAAATGGATAATTTGGTGAATACTATCTATAATCATTATCCGTGTAGATATTAGGATACTC
The DNA window shown above is from Anabaena sp. WA102 and carries:
- a CDS encoding Uma2 family endonuclease — encoded protein: MTLTINNLEKIEQILKDDDNDYQIELQEGNILIMGPSDIESSEIGAEFIYLLKLWTNPRKLGRIFDSSGGFIMPNTDLRAPDVSFVSAPRLKRTVRDFGNLVPDLVVEIKSKTDRVAKLEDKLKLFLELGAKVGILINPDELTVTVYRPNGKITLLTEDDKLTVTELFPGWEIAISELWPPVFE
- a CDS encoding FIST signal transduction protein, producing MADQMQWTNALSTRPSLEAAINDVVEQAVASLTAPADLGLVFISSAFMSEYSRLLPLLAEKLSVPVLIGCSAGGVIGRKQAGETEEIEAEPALSLTLAHLPGVEIQPFHIVAEELPDSDSSPTAWIDLVGVSPSVVPQFILLSSPFASGTNDLLQGLDFAYPGSVVVGGQASSGFMNGRVGLFCNDKLYREGTVGIALSGNIVLDTIVAQGCRPIGEPLQVTKAERNIILELDEKVPLMVLRNLISSLTEEERTLAQHSLFVGLAMDEFRLNLHSGDFLIRNVLGVDPNGGAIAIGDRIRAGQRLQFHLRDAEASAQDLEILLQEYQSENAGQPSPVGALMFTCLGRGTGLYGKPNFDSQLFSRYVQDIPMGGFFCGGEIGPVSGRTFLHGYTSVFAICRSLREQGTGNREQGIGNRE
- a CDS encoding metallophosphoesterase family protein; translated protein: MKLNFRFAIVSDLHIALPETIWDHPSRFHLVEVSIPAFDSVLEHLTQLDLDFLLIPGDLTQHGESANHSWLQNRLSQLPFPSYVIPGNHDVPVLIANQQSISFADFPYFYQKFGYENPQQHYYNQQIFPGVRLIGLNSNSFDDQGQQIGRLDSQQFQWLEQQLAEIDDELVLVMIHHNVVEHLPNQSNHPMANRYMLENAPELRTLLQRYGVKLVFTGHLHVQDVACADGIYDITTGSLVSYPHPYRVLEFNRDELGNESLQVVSHRVESVPDFPNLQTLSRQWMGDRSYPFVLKLLTLPPLSLPLAQAQTLAPGLRDFWATIADGDAMLEYPHFPIHVRRYIEEYSAVNDGNPAFIDNHSTLLIGK
- the trmB gene encoding tRNA (guanosine(46)-N7)-methyltransferase TrmB → MSPVRVRQHVNPLASKFQTPTASPEWEKIYIQQNLPLHLDIGCARGRFVLKMAQVEPNWNFLGLEIREPLVVEANRIRDEMGLTNLHYLFANVNNSLISLLSTLPQDSLQKVTIQFPDPWFKNRHAKRRVVQAELVTELAKYLAVGGVVFLQSDIEFVAVEMCDRFDEHPAFEKLGTTTWLAQNPLPVPTEREIATQNKGEPVYRALFTKKTEILEPGVNEQSYRNLRSGCNPC
- a CDS encoding Uma2 family endonuclease: MTQLKNQLTVEEFLALPENDTTYELVDGEAVPKYKNEQMSPKFFHGSTTGALFILLSTWAQDQGRVVVEWGIKLTKNQTSWIPVPDLTYVSYHRLAADWLEDEACPVIPELVIEIISPGQTFGDMIDKATYYLQAGILLVWIVDTISQTITVFTVSSLPVTFRENQMISHEILPGLEITPHTIFQRAGLIR
- the psb27 gene encoding photosystem II protein Psb27, which codes for MKSYWSRLLSLVLVLVIGLVGCAGSPDSLTGDYRQDTLTVVNTLRQTLELPQDSPNKAELEAEARQKINDFSARYQRNTSVLALNSFTTMRTALNSLAGHYSSYPNRPVPEKLKKRLDAEFKQVEASLRRGA
- the cofH gene encoding 7,8-didemethyl-8-hydroxy-5-deazariboflavin synthase subunit CofH, which translates into the protein MTTITFESILQSALAEDNISPNDGVFLLKQTDPQAIAQIQSTANQLRQKQVGNTVTYIINRNINFTNICEQHCSFCAFRRDDGDADAYWLSSAQILEKATDAVRRGATEICMQGGLHPQAQINGKSLPYYLKLVKTIKDEFPHLHLHAFSPQEVQFIARLDGISYTDVIKALRDAGVGSMPGTAAEVLDDEVRRVLCPEKIDTATWLEIVSTAHQLGVPTTSTILSGHIETPEQQIVHLEKLRSLQQTAIEKGYPARITEFIVLPFVGQEAPKSLRKKVGRDQPVLADSLLLTAVARIYLGNYIPNHQPSWVKLGLDGATSALNWGCNDIGGTLMEEHITTMAGAVGGTCMEVETLQNAITSLKRPYQQRDTLYRLMGNG